The following DNA comes from Synechococcus sp. CC9616.
TCTTCAAAAGTCGAACAACAGCATTTGGCTAATCGAAGTAGATCAGAACAGATCGTTATAGCTAGACGGGAAGGTGGAGACGGAGCCAGACATCTCACTCGCCACGAGCAGCGCGCCCTTGTCATCAGCCTCAGGCACGTAGTAGATACCCTCAGGTGACCATGCATTGGGTGACCAGAATGTCGCCAAATGCTTCACATCTTTGAGATCAGTGACATCAAAGACAGGAATGATGGAGCCAGCTGGCAAGCTGCCATCGGCGGTGCTGCTTGGGTCAAAGGCACGCTTAAGTCCAACCGCGACAAGGTGACGCTCGTTCTTGCCCTTTTTATTGGTCATGCTGAAGGAGACCGTGTGCTCCGGCTCGGTGCCTTTGTCGTCGCTGCGGCCATCGTCGTAATGGTTGAGACTTGCAGCAATCTCCTCAAGCATGTTGCCGGCGTGATAGAGGGTCTTCCCTTTCGCGTCGAAGATCGAGAAATCCCTGGTTCCCATCATGTAAAGATCACCAGTTTTAGGATCATTCATATCCTTCAGAGTCTTCAAACGACCTTCAGCCAAGATCGCAGAATCAAACTTAGATGCATCGCTGTATTCATCTTCTAAATCCTTAGAGCGAACTTCGTCGTAATAGAAGCCATCATCTTTGTTGGCGCCATGCTTAAGGGTAACAAATAGTTCGTCGTCATTCTCTACATCAAAGTCACCCTTGTTGCCGACTCCTCCTTGATCATAAATGTAGATAGTGGCATCTTCTTGCCAAGGATCGGCATCTGAGAAAACAGCGCCGCCTACATCATTCGTACCATAGGAGAAGGTTTTTTCTCCTTCAAAGGCATCGGTCAGTCCGTCTTCAATCAGGGCCTCGATTTCGAGGTTCACATCATCAGGACGGATTCTGCCATCTCCCTCACCGGGCGAGACATAGAGAAGCTTACCCGCCGAATTGACATAGGAGCTGATGCCATCAGGTTGCGACAATCCAAAGAGATTCTGTTTCTCAGTCGGCGCAAAAATCTCATCCTCATTGTTGGTATCGATTGGGATACCATCAAAGCTCTTCGGCTCGAGGCCAAAAACTCGCTTGATTTTCTTTTTGGCAATATCGACCACGGCGATACCATTGTTCTCCTGGAGAGCAACAATCGCTTCGCTGTCACTTGAGGTCGCAACGTATTCAGGCTCAAGGTCAACAACGCCATAGTTCTTGTAATCACCCTTGTCCGGACCAGAGAGACGAACGCCGGCTTTTTCAAGCTTCTTGTTGGATTGATTGAACTCCAACGTCGTGACGTCAGATTTTGAGGGCTTTTTATTATCGACATCAATAATGGCAACCGAACCTTTCGGGTTGGTACCGATACCGTATTGCTTCTTTTCGATCCCGTAGAAATCAAGAGGCTGGCCTTCATTCGCCACAATCAAGGTGTTGCCATCGGGGGTAAACACCAACTGGTCGGCCAGGTTGCCCACAACCTTCGTTGTGGCGACTTCCTTGACTGGATTTTGCCACCAACAAGCTGAAAAAAGGTCACCTTTGACTCAGCTGTCTTCGGCGAGACAACAGTTGCAGCCGCAAGACCCTGGGAACTGATCGCGATATCTGTGGCATCACCTTTCAGGAAGGCTTCACCAATCACCTTTGGCTTTTTCTTGAATCCCTTGGAATAGTCGAGGACGATAACCTGACCGCCTTTTTCGTTATATTCACCGGTAATCAACCAGGCATGCTTATTAACTGGGTCGTAACTGATTTTTTCTGCGCCACCAGGCTGAATATGGGTTTTAGCCTTTATAACCTTGCTTGAAATTTTGGCGTCACCGTTGGAATCAACGATTTTGTTGGCCATGAGAGATGCCTATTTGATGTTAGGTGTTTAAAAATTTTGTACTTCACATGGTAAATCTGGGTTAAAAGTCAGCTAAATATTGTTTATCAACCGCGTAATGTATTACGCATCACATTTATTCCAATCCCTAGAGACATGATTGATCGTTCGACCATTCACCGTTGGATCAAAACCGACTGCGGTCGTGCCAAATTTGCAGAACTGGCATCCCAGAGGGGCTGGCTCGCGTCAGCAAGGCTGCTGTGGTTCGTGGTGATCGCTGCCCTGCGGGACTGGCGCCTACCCAATCCCGATCAGAGCGACGTCTCCACGTCCTGAAGCGCTCGTCTGGCTGCACGGCTCACCAGCCAGACCACGGCCACCGTGGCAAGCACCCCAACCACCCGCAGCCCCCAGGTGCCGGCATCCGCCTCACCACCAAGGACGTCACCGAAACGGGCCACATCACCGGCCAACGCCCCCAACCCGCAGAACAGCACCGTGCCGGGCAGGATCGCGATCAAGCCAATGCAGTAGTCCCGCAGGCTCACCTCACTGAGGCCGTAGGCCAGGTTGAGCAGCGAAAAGGGAAAGGCTGGAGAGAGGCGCGTCAGCAGCACCAGCTTCAGCCCCTCCTTGCTGACGGCTCGCTCCACCGCCTGCAGCTTGGGGAGCTGCTCCAAGCGGCGCCGGGCCCAATCGCGCAGCACCGAACGCCCCAGCAGAAACACCACCACAGCACCAAGGCAGGCCCCGACGAACACCAGGCCGCTGCCGAGCCAGGTGCCGTAGAGCACCCCGGCCAGCATCGAGGCCCAAACCCCTGGCAGCAACAGGGTCACCCAAATGGCATACAACGGCATGAACAGCACCGCCCCGGCCGGTGAGCGCAAGAGCTCCAACACCTCCGGGAGCCAGTGCTGAACCGAAGAGATCAAGCGCAATCACCCATGCATGGAGTGGAGCATTGCACTCAACTGGACGCTGAGGTGTAAAAGCGCAGGGCAAACAACCAGAACGACCGCGCCGCAGCGAAGAAGATCACCGCCAAACCAAAGCCGGTCAGCAGCATTGGTGCTGCGGCTTCCCCGAGCAGCACCTGGGCGGGAACGGTGGTGAGAAAGGCCACCGGCAGCACCACGGTGAACAACAGGCGCAAGGCCGGGGGATAAGCATTGAGGGGATAACGACCGGAGGCCAGCAGGGCCCGCAACACCTCGGTGGCATTCCATGTCTTAACGAACCAGATGCTGGTGGCAGCAATCAGAAACCAGAGCGAATAGAGGATCAAGCCACCGGCCAGCAGCATCACCTGCACGGTGAGCAATGAGGAGAAGGTGAGCATCACGCCGGCCTGATGACAGCCCCAGGCCAGGAGCCCCAGGCCAAGGCCTATTTCTGGCAAACCTGCAGGAGAAAGCGTGCGCAACGACAGCCAGAACTGGCTGTCGATCGGCTTGAGCAGCACGAAATCCAGGGTGCCCTCGCGCACATGTGTGACGATCGCCCCAAGATTCGGGCGCAGCCAGGTGGTGGCCATGCCGTCGAACACGGTGTAAAGCCCTTGCACCATCAGGGCCTGGGCCCAGCTCCAGCCCCCCAGAGTCTGATCGGGGCCATAAAACAGCGAGAGCAGAAACAGGCTGCCGCTGAGGCTCATCGCCACCGCCAACAGCTCGATCAACACATTGGCCTGATACTCCAGCTGCACCGCCACGGCCGTGCCCCAGAAGCGACGCAGGGTTCGCCAGTAGCGCCCCATCAGGCCCCCATCGCGCTGTATCGGCGCACGCCGGCCCGCCAGAGCAGCAGCACCAGCGGCAACAACAGGGCGATCCAGGCCAATTGCGCCCCGAAGCCCGCCATCAAATTCACCGGTTGCCCGGCCAGCACTCTGGCCGGGAAGTCGATCAGATACGGGAAGGGAGTCCACTGGGCCACAGTCCGCACCGCCGGCGGAAACGCCGTGAGCGGCGCCAACAGACCGGACAGGAACACAAAGGGAATGAACTGGAGCCGCTCGAGGGCGCTGGCCTTCTCACTCCAGAAACAGAGGGCCGCAATCAAGCTCTGGAACAGAAAGGCGATGGCAAAGGCCATCCAGGTGGCCAGCCAGGCCAGCAGGAAGCCCCCCAACGACGGCAGCCAGAAGGCCTGGGGCTGCACCGCAAAGAACACCACTGCGATCAGAGCCGCGAAGGGCAGACGGGTGAGCTGCTCGCCGAGGTGGGCCGCCACATAACGCCAGAGCGGATGCAGCGGCTGCAGCAGATAGGGCGAGAGCCGGCCCAGCAGGGCATCCTCCTCGAAGGCATAAACCACCCACACAACCGAGAACTGGCGAACCAGAAAGGCGCTGAGGAAATAGCGATCCAGGGCCACACCATCCAGCCCCAGCCCCGAGCGCGCGTCACTACCGCTCCAGACGCTGAGCATGATGAACGGCAACACCCCTGAGAGCGCCCATAGGGCGATCTCGGCGCGGTACTCGAGCATGTGGGCGTACTGGGAGCCCAGCAGCACCCGAATGATCCGCCGGTTCAGCCCGAAGATCCGCATCAGACGCGCCCCTGCCGGAACAACCCACCGATCAGCTCCTCGATCGGTGGATCGGTCACATCCAGATCACGAACAGGAAAGCGATCCAACAGCTGCGCCACCACCGCGGTGAGCTGGTCGCGGGGAACCAACAGCCGCACGTCACACCCCTCCAGCTGCTCCAGCCGTCCCAACCCGGCCAGTGCTCCCGGCTCAATCGACGACTCCAATTTCAGCCGCACCTCACGCTCCGGCGCCAGCTGATCGGCCAGCACGTCCAGGGGACCGTCATGGAACAACCGCCCCTGGTGGATCAACAGCACCCGGGGGCACAGGGCCGTGATGTCTGCCATGTAATGGCTTGTGAGCAGCACCGTTGCCCCCGTGCGGCGGTTGTAGTCCGCCAGGAACTGACGCACCCGGGCCTGGGCATTCACATCCAGGCCAAGAGTCGGTTCATCGAGAAACAGCACCTCCGGCTCATGGAGCAGGGCCGCCAGCAGTTCAGCCTTCATCCGCTGGCCCAGGGAAAGCTTGCGCACCGGCCGGGTGAGCTCCTCCCCCAGCTCCAGCAGATCGGCCAGCTCACTGATCCGCCGCCTGGCCACCCCATCGGGGATGCCGTACACCGCCGCATTCACCCGCAACGAATCCATCGGCGGCAAGTCCCAGAGCAGCTGCTGCTTCTGCCCCATCACCAGGGTGATCCGGCGCAGAAACTCCGCCTGGCGGCGCTGCGGCCGATAGCCCGCCACCTGCACCTCCCCGGCGCTTGGGTGGATCAAGCCGCAGAGCATCTTCAAGGTGGTGGTTTTGCCGGCACCGTTGGCTCCGAGAAAGCCCACCATCTCTCCGGGCTCAATCCGGAAGGTGACGTCCTGCACCGCCATCACATCCCTGGTGCGGCGGCGGACGAAATGGCGCAGGGTGCCGGCCAACCCGGGCTGCTTCTCGGCAACCCGGTAGATCTTGCTCAGCCCCTCAACCTGAATCACCGAATCAGCTCAGATCCGCCAGGCGCTTACGCGCCAGATCCGCCTGGGCCTGCTTCTCATCCAGGTTGGCCTGGCATTCCGCCACCACCTCTGGCGGAGCCTTATCGGCGAAGTTGGGGTTGCCCAGCCGGCCCGCCAGGCCCTTGATCTCCTTCTCGGCCTTGGCGATGTCTTTCTCCAGGCGGCCCTTGAGCGCGTCGAGATCAACGAGGCCTTCGATTGGCAGCAGCACCTGAAGCTCTCCGCTCACCCCCGCCAGGGCCTTGGCCACCGGAGCGGCATCGGCCTCA
Coding sequences within:
- a CDS encoding TVP38/TMEM64 family protein, which encodes MISSVQHWLPEVLELLRSPAGAVLFMPLYAIWVTLLLPGVWASMLAGVLYGTWLGSGLVFVGACLGAVVVFLLGRSVLRDWARRRLEQLPKLQAVERAVSKEGLKLVLLTRLSPAFPFSLLNLAYGLSEVSLRDYCIGLIAILPGTVLFCGLGALAGDVARFGDVLGGEADAGTWGLRVVGVLATVAVVWLVSRAARRALQDVETSL
- a CDS encoding ABC transporter permease; amino-acid sequence: MGRYWRTLRRFWGTAVAVQLEYQANVLIELLAVAMSLSGSLFLLSLFYGPDQTLGGWSWAQALMVQGLYTVFDGMATTWLRPNLGAIVTHVREGTLDFVLLKPIDSQFWLSLRTLSPAGLPEIGLGLGLLAWGCHQAGVMLTFSSLLTVQVMLLAGGLILYSLWFLIAATSIWFVKTWNATEVLRALLASGRYPLNAYPPALRLLFTVVLPVAFLTTVPAQVLLGEAAAPMLLTGFGLAVIFFAAARSFWLFALRFYTSASS
- a CDS encoding ABC-2 family transporter protein; the protein is MRIFGLNRRIIRVLLGSQYAHMLEYRAEIALWALSGVLPFIMLSVWSGSDARSGLGLDGVALDRYFLSAFLVRQFSVVWVVYAFEEDALLGRLSPYLLQPLHPLWRYVAAHLGEQLTRLPFAALIAVVFFAVQPQAFWLPSLGGFLLAWLATWMAFAIAFLFQSLIAALCFWSEKASALERLQFIPFVFLSGLLAPLTAFPPAVRTVAQWTPFPYLIDFPARVLAGQPVNLMAGFGAQLAWIALLLPLVLLLWRAGVRRYSAMGA
- a CDS encoding ATP-binding cassette domain-containing protein — encoded protein: MIQVEGLSKIYRVAEKQPGLAGTLRHFVRRRTRDVMAVQDVTFRIEPGEMVGFLGANGAGKTTTLKMLCGLIHPSAGEVQVAGYRPQRRQAEFLRRITLVMGQKQQLLWDLPPMDSLRVNAAVYGIPDGVARRRISELADLLELGEELTRPVRKLSLGQRMKAELLAALLHEPEVLFLDEPTLGLDVNAQARVRQFLADYNRRTGATVLLTSHYMADITALCPRVLLIHQGRLFHDGPLDVLADQLAPEREVRLKLESSIEPGALAGLGRLEQLEGCDVRLLVPRDQLTAVVAQLLDRFPVRDLDVTDPPIEELIGGLFRQGRV